A DNA window from Falco peregrinus isolate bFalPer1 chromosome 8, bFalPer1.pri, whole genome shotgun sequence contains the following coding sequences:
- the SLC39A10 gene encoding zinc transporter ZIP10 isoform X2, which translates to MKVHMHTKFCIICLLTFVFHQCNHCHEGGHDHGPKEERVHYHNDYQISNASYFQNGGTESVPSKFSTLEAENEQKYYIEKIFERYGENGRLSFFGLERLLISLGLGEVKVVMISHDDIGHDHVSHLYALEVQEGKHSHSHNHPHSHADSENQTVVGMAAKRNRKCDPERDAVVSSVKDDGKHMHDQSRHHHHHHPRLHHHDHNGTHHSRNDSVGHSEHGEQNHEPSTETNTTQDQPERKQRKQKKKQKKISEPSGDATRDYAPDHDSGDQYEHNRVHKHDHVHDASHLHVHHHEHSSDRSSHGHQDSSLGNEDGHHHTSKREAPHKQISVRKHTLSSAHSHKDRNEDEHDHEECLNVTQLLRHYGLETSSPISPELFIYMCPALLYQIERRLCIVHYDELEDFMKSKNASMENKDKTGASALAVGTMSGDALLHLLPHSHGGHNHSHHHGQGHVHEHKRSHRHAHGHGARAEGFLEENDPVLKGLVALGGIYVLFIIEHCIRMYKHYNKQKSKQKWCKKKQTEESPIGRKLSDHKLNNRPDADWLQLKPLAGADDSVLSEDRLNETELTDLDGQLESPPKNFLSVEEDNNMHHSHNDVSRAAQERDLHDSEYDSHGEDKMIARKHSHHWHHKHSHHSHGHCHSGKDLKDTGIANIAWMVIMGDGIHNFSDGLAIGAAFSAGLTGGISTSIAVFCHELPHELGDFAVLLKAGMTVKQAIVYNLLSAMMAYIGMLIGTAVGQYANNITLWIFAVTAGMFLYVALVDMLPEMLHGDGDNEEHGYCPVGQFILQNLGLLLGFAIMLVIALYEDKIVLDIQF; encoded by the exons ATGAAggtacacatgcacacaaaattTTGCATCATTTGTTTGCTGACATTTGTCTTTCATCAGTGCAATCATTGCCATGAAGGTGGACATGACCATGGTCCTAAAGAGGAACGTGTACACTACCATAATGACTATCAGATCTCAAATGCATCCTACTTCCAGAATGGAGGAACAGAATCTGTGCCGAGTAAATTTTCAACGTTGGAAgctgaaaatgaacagaaatactACATTGAAAAGATTTTTGAGCGTTATGGTGAAAATGGAAGGTTATCTTTTTTTGGCCTGGAAAGACTGTTAATTAGCCTTGGTTTAGGAGAGGTAAAGGTAGTGATGATCAGTCATGACGATATTGGCCATGATCATGTTTCTCACTTATATGCTTTAGAAGTACAGGAGGGAAAGCATTCTCACTCTCATAACCATCCTCATAGCCACGCAGATTCGGAAAACCAAACCGTGGTTGGTATGGCTGCAAAGAGAAACCGTAAATGTGACCCTGAGAGAGACGCAGTAGTGTCATCAGTAAAAGATGATGGCAAACACATGCACGACCAGAGCCGCcatcaccatcaccaccaccctcGTCTACATCATCATGACCATAATGGTACACATCATTCTCGTAACGATTCAGTTGGTCATAGCGAACATGGAGAACAGAACCATGAACCTTCAACAGAGACAAACACAACTCAGGAtcagccagaaagaaaacaacggaaacagaagaagaagcaaaagaagatCAGTGAGCCTTCAGGAGATGCTACCCGGGATTATGCCCCAGATCATGATTCAGGTGATCAGTATGAGCACAATCGTGTTCATAAACATGATCATGTACATGATGCATCTCACTTGCATGTGCACCATCATGAACACAGCAGTGATCGTTCTAGTCATGGACATCAAGATTCCAGTTTAGGTAATGAGGATGGACACCACCATACCAGCAAGCGAGAGGCACCTCATAAGCAGATTAGTGTCAGAAAACATACTCTTTCTTCAGCGCATAGTCACAAGGATCGCAATGAAGACGAACATGATCATGAAGAG TGTTTAAACGTTACCCAGCTGCTAAGGCACTATGGCCTGGAAACCAGCTCTCCAATCTCTCCTGAATTGTTTATATACATGTGCCCTGCGTTGCTGTACCAGATTGAGAGGCGGCTTTGTATTGTACATTATGATGAGCTTGAAGAttttatgaaaagtaaaaatgcgtcaatggaaaataaagataaaacagGTGCATCAG CTCTGGCTGTAGGAACAATGAGTGGAGATGCACTACTCCATCTGTTGCCACAT TCCCATGGAGGCCACAACCACAGTCACCACCATGGCCAAGGTCATGTTCATGAACATAAGCGTTCTCATCGACATGCCCACGGACACGGAGCACGGGCTGAAGGCTTTCTAGAAGAGAATGATCCAGTGCTGAAAGGTCTTGTGGCACTCGGAGGCATTTATGTTTTGTTCATCATTGAGCACTGTATAAGAATGTACAAGCATTACAATAAACAAAAG AGTAAGCAGAAATGGTGCAAGAAAAAGCAGACTGAAGAGTCACCAATTGGAAGGAAACTTTCTGATCACAAATTAAATAACAGACCAGATGCTGACTGGCTTCAGCTCAAACCCCTTGCAG GAGCAGATGACTCTGTTTTATCTGAAGATCGACTCAATGAAACTGAACTGACTGATTTAGACGGACAGCTGGAATCCCCTCCCAAAAACTTCTTGTCTGTCGAAGAGGACAACAATATGCACCATTCTCACAACGACGTTTCACGTGCTGCTCAAGAGCGTGACCTTCACGATTCAGAGTACGACAGCCATGGCGAAGATAAAATGATAGCTAGAAAACACAGTCACCACTGGCATCACAAACATTCCCATCATTCCCATGGCCACTGTCATTCTGGAAAAGACCTGAAAGATACTGGCATAGCTAATATTGCTTGGATGGTAATTATGGGAGATGGCATTCACAACTTTAGTGATGGCTTAGCAATCG GAGCAGCTTTTAGTGCTGGACTGACAGGAGGAATTAGTACATCTATAGCAGTATTTTGTCATGAGCTTCCCCATGAATTAG GTGACTTTGCTGTGCTTCTTAAAGCCGGTATGACAGTAAAGCAAGCTATTGTGTACAACCTCCTGTCTGCCATGATGGCTTACATAGGGATGCTGATTGGCACAGCGGTGGGACAGTACGCTAATAACATCACCTTGTGGATCTTTGCAGTCACTGCAGGCATGTTCCTCTACGTGGCACTGGTTGACATG cttcCAGAAATGCTTCATGGAGATGGCGATAATGAAGAGCACGGTTATTGCCCTGTGGGGCAGTTCATTCTTCAGAATCTAGGCCTGCTGCTTGGATTTGCCATCATGCTGGTGATTGCCCTCTATGAAGATAAAATTGTGCTTGACATCCAGTTTTGA
- the SLC39A10 gene encoding zinc transporter ZIP10 isoform X1 — translation MKVHMHTKFCIICLLTFVFHQCNHCHEGGHDHGPKEERVHYHNDYQISNASYFQNGGTESVPSKFSTLEAENEQKYYIEKIFERYGENGRLSFFGLERLLISLGLGEVKVVMISHDDIGHDHVSHLYALEVQEGKHSHSHNHPHSHADSENQTVVGMAAKRNRKCDPERDAVVSSVKDDGKHMHDQSRHHHHHHPRLHHHDHNGTHHSRNDSVGHSEHGEQNHEPSTETNTTQDQPERKQRKQKKKQKKISEPSGDATRDYAPDHDSGDQYEHNRVHKHDHVHDASHLHVHHHEHSSDRSSHGHQDSSLGNEDGHHHTSKREAPHKQISVRKHTLSSAHSHKDRNEDEHDHEECLNVTQLLRHYGLETSSPISPELFIYMCPALLYQIERRLCIVHYDELEDFMKSKNASMENKDKTGASAWFCGIISITVISLLSLLGVILIPIINQWCFKFLLTFLVALAVGTMSGDALLHLLPHSHGGHNHSHHHGQGHVHEHKRSHRHAHGHGARAEGFLEENDPVLKGLVALGGIYVLFIIEHCIRMYKHYNKQKSKQKWCKKKQTEESPIGRKLSDHKLNNRPDADWLQLKPLAGADDSVLSEDRLNETELTDLDGQLESPPKNFLSVEEDNNMHHSHNDVSRAAQERDLHDSEYDSHGEDKMIARKHSHHWHHKHSHHSHGHCHSGKDLKDTGIANIAWMVIMGDGIHNFSDGLAIGAAFSAGLTGGISTSIAVFCHELPHELGDFAVLLKAGMTVKQAIVYNLLSAMMAYIGMLIGTAVGQYANNITLWIFAVTAGMFLYVALVDMLPEMLHGDGDNEEHGYCPVGQFILQNLGLLLGFAIMLVIALYEDKIVLDIQF, via the exons ATGAAggtacacatgcacacaaaattTTGCATCATTTGTTTGCTGACATTTGTCTTTCATCAGTGCAATCATTGCCATGAAGGTGGACATGACCATGGTCCTAAAGAGGAACGTGTACACTACCATAATGACTATCAGATCTCAAATGCATCCTACTTCCAGAATGGAGGAACAGAATCTGTGCCGAGTAAATTTTCAACGTTGGAAgctgaaaatgaacagaaatactACATTGAAAAGATTTTTGAGCGTTATGGTGAAAATGGAAGGTTATCTTTTTTTGGCCTGGAAAGACTGTTAATTAGCCTTGGTTTAGGAGAGGTAAAGGTAGTGATGATCAGTCATGACGATATTGGCCATGATCATGTTTCTCACTTATATGCTTTAGAAGTACAGGAGGGAAAGCATTCTCACTCTCATAACCATCCTCATAGCCACGCAGATTCGGAAAACCAAACCGTGGTTGGTATGGCTGCAAAGAGAAACCGTAAATGTGACCCTGAGAGAGACGCAGTAGTGTCATCAGTAAAAGATGATGGCAAACACATGCACGACCAGAGCCGCcatcaccatcaccaccaccctcGTCTACATCATCATGACCATAATGGTACACATCATTCTCGTAACGATTCAGTTGGTCATAGCGAACATGGAGAACAGAACCATGAACCTTCAACAGAGACAAACACAACTCAGGAtcagccagaaagaaaacaacggaaacagaagaagaagcaaaagaagatCAGTGAGCCTTCAGGAGATGCTACCCGGGATTATGCCCCAGATCATGATTCAGGTGATCAGTATGAGCACAATCGTGTTCATAAACATGATCATGTACATGATGCATCTCACTTGCATGTGCACCATCATGAACACAGCAGTGATCGTTCTAGTCATGGACATCAAGATTCCAGTTTAGGTAATGAGGATGGACACCACCATACCAGCAAGCGAGAGGCACCTCATAAGCAGATTAGTGTCAGAAAACATACTCTTTCTTCAGCGCATAGTCACAAGGATCGCAATGAAGACGAACATGATCATGAAGAG TGTTTAAACGTTACCCAGCTGCTAAGGCACTATGGCCTGGAAACCAGCTCTCCAATCTCTCCTGAATTGTTTATATACATGTGCCCTGCGTTGCTGTACCAGATTGAGAGGCGGCTTTGTATTGTACATTATGATGAGCTTGAAGAttttatgaaaagtaaaaatgcgtcaatggaaaataaagataaaacagGTGCATCAG CCTGGTTTTGTGGTATCATCTCTATCACCGTCATTAGCCTGCTTTCCTTGCTAGGTGTGATCTTGATTCCCATCATTAACCAATGGTGCTTCAAATTTCTTCTAACTTTCTTGGTAGCTCTGGCTGTAGGAACAATGAGTGGAGATGCACTACTCCATCTGTTGCCACAT TCCCATGGAGGCCACAACCACAGTCACCACCATGGCCAAGGTCATGTTCATGAACATAAGCGTTCTCATCGACATGCCCACGGACACGGAGCACGGGCTGAAGGCTTTCTAGAAGAGAATGATCCAGTGCTGAAAGGTCTTGTGGCACTCGGAGGCATTTATGTTTTGTTCATCATTGAGCACTGTATAAGAATGTACAAGCATTACAATAAACAAAAG AGTAAGCAGAAATGGTGCAAGAAAAAGCAGACTGAAGAGTCACCAATTGGAAGGAAACTTTCTGATCACAAATTAAATAACAGACCAGATGCTGACTGGCTTCAGCTCAAACCCCTTGCAG GAGCAGATGACTCTGTTTTATCTGAAGATCGACTCAATGAAACTGAACTGACTGATTTAGACGGACAGCTGGAATCCCCTCCCAAAAACTTCTTGTCTGTCGAAGAGGACAACAATATGCACCATTCTCACAACGACGTTTCACGTGCTGCTCAAGAGCGTGACCTTCACGATTCAGAGTACGACAGCCATGGCGAAGATAAAATGATAGCTAGAAAACACAGTCACCACTGGCATCACAAACATTCCCATCATTCCCATGGCCACTGTCATTCTGGAAAAGACCTGAAAGATACTGGCATAGCTAATATTGCTTGGATGGTAATTATGGGAGATGGCATTCACAACTTTAGTGATGGCTTAGCAATCG GAGCAGCTTTTAGTGCTGGACTGACAGGAGGAATTAGTACATCTATAGCAGTATTTTGTCATGAGCTTCCCCATGAATTAG GTGACTTTGCTGTGCTTCTTAAAGCCGGTATGACAGTAAAGCAAGCTATTGTGTACAACCTCCTGTCTGCCATGATGGCTTACATAGGGATGCTGATTGGCACAGCGGTGGGACAGTACGCTAATAACATCACCTTGTGGATCTTTGCAGTCACTGCAGGCATGTTCCTCTACGTGGCACTGGTTGACATG cttcCAGAAATGCTTCATGGAGATGGCGATAATGAAGAGCACGGTTATTGCCCTGTGGGGCAGTTCATTCTTCAGAATCTAGGCCTGCTGCTTGGATTTGCCATCATGCTGGTGATTGCCCTCTATGAAGATAAAATTGTGCTTGACATCCAGTTTTGA